GGCGTCATCGGCATCGCCAACGCACTGCCGCACGTCCTCGGCCCGGTGATCGCCGCCGTCCTGGTGACCCGCCTCGGCGGGTACCCGGCACTGTTCGCCGTCACCGCCGGGCTGAGCCTGCTCGGCGCGGTGCTGGTCCGACGCATCCGCGGAGTCCGCTGACGAGACCGCGGCCCCGGACGGCAGCCCCTGCGCGTCGGCGCCCCCGCTCCGCCGAGCGGGGGCGCCGGCACGTCCGCCCGGGGCTGATTGTTAACGCTAACAGTCTGGCCGTCAATGCGCCCGCACGAGACTTCCATATCTATGCCGACGCGAGACCCAACGGTGATCCGGGCCCCCTTGACGGCCGTTCTGTGAGCGTTAACACTCGTGTAACGCCAGGCCAGGGGCCACCCCAGCACCCCGGGCCCGATGAACCCCCGCTCGACCGATCCGACGGCCCCCGTGCAGGCCCGGTCGCTGCCAATCACTGGAGGAACTGTGCGGAAGCTCTCGACGGCACTCGCCGCAGCCGGTCTCGCGATGTCCCTGGCGGCCTGCGGCCAGAGCGCCAACGGCGTCGGCGACGGCGCCGCGTCGGCCGGCACCGGCGCCAAGGGCGGGCTGGTCGGCATCGCCATGCCGACCAAGTCCTCCGAGCGGTGGATCAACGACGGCGACAACATGGTCAAGCAGTTCCAGGCCAAGGGCTACAAGACCGACCTGCAGTACGGCGACAACGTCGTCGAGAACCAGGTGTCGCAGCTCGAGAACATGATCACCAAGGGCGCCAAGCTGCTGGTGGTCGCCGCGATCGACGGCTCCTCGCTGACCGACGTCCTGCAGAAGGCCGCCGACGCCCACATCCCGGTGATCTCCTACGACCGCCTGATCCGCGGCACCGCGAACGTCGACTACTACGCCACCTTCGACAACTTCAAGGTCGGCGTGCTCCAGGGCACCTACATCGCCGACAAGCTCGGCCTCAAGGACGGCAAGGGCCCGTTCAACGTCGAGCTGTTCGCCGGCTCGCCGGACGACAACAACGCGCAGTTCTTCTTCAACGGCGCGATGAGCGTCCTCAAGCCGTACATCGACAGCAAGAAGCTCTCCGTGCAGAGCGGCCAGACCGCCTTCAACCAGGTCGCCACGCTGCGCTGGGACGGCGGCCTCGCCCAGTCCCGGATGGACAACCTGCTGAGCAAGTCGTACACCAGCGCCCGGGTGGACGCCGTGCTGTCCCCCTACGACGGCATCTCGATCGGCATCCTCTCCTCGCTCAAGGGCGTCGGCTACGGCACCGCGGGCAAGGCGCTGCCGATCGTCACCGGCCAGGACGCCGAGCTGGCCTCGGTGAAGTCGATCATCGCGGGCGAGCAGACCCAGACCGTCTACAAGGACACCCGCGAACTCGCCAAGGTCGCCGTGCAGATGGGCGACGCCCTGCTGACCGGCGGCAAGCCCGAGACCAACGACACCACGCAGTACAACAACGGCGTCAAGGTCGTGCCGGCCTACCTGCTCCAGCCGGTCAGCGTGGACAAGGACAACTACGCCAAGGTCCTGGTCGAGGGCGGCCAGTACACCGCCGACCAGCTCAAGTAGCCCCCGCGGAACGCACCGTACCGAGCCGGCGGTGCGGTGCGGACCGCCGGCACCACGGCCGTCCGCACCGCACCGCCCCCAGAGATCGGAAAGCACCCCATGGCCGGACCCGTCCTCGAGATGCGTTCGATCAGCAAGTCGTTCCCGGGCGTCAAGGCCCTGTCCGACGTCAACCTCAGCGTCGCCGCCGGCGAGGTCCACGCGATCTGCGGCGAGAACGGCGCCGGCAAGTCCACCCTGATGAAGGTGCTCAGCGGCGTCCACCCGGACGGCAGCTACGAGGGCGAGATCCTCTTCGAGGGCGAGCCCTGCCGCTTCAAGGACATCCGGGCCAGCGAACAGCGCGGCATCGTGATCATCCACCAGGAGCTCGCCCTGGTGCCGTACCTCTCGATCGCCGAGAACATCTTCCTCGGCAACGAGCACGCCAGCCGCGGCATCATCAGCTGGAACCGGACCCTCACCCACGCCCGCACGCTGCTGGCGCGGGTCGGCCTGCACGAGCACCCGCAGACCCGGGTCGCCGACATCGGCGTCGGCAAGCAGCAGCTGGTGGAGATCGCCAAGGCGCTCGCCAAGGAGGTCAAGCTGCTCATCCTGGACGAGCCGACCGCCGCGCTGAACGACGAGGACAGCCGCAAGCTGCTCGACCTCATCCTGGAGCTCAAGGCGCAGGGCATCAGCTGCATCGTCATCTCGCACAAGCTGAACGAGATCGCCCAGGTCGCCGACTCCGTCACCATCCTGCGCGACGGCCGGACGATCGAGACCATCCCGGTCGGCGCCGACGGGATCGCCGAGGACCGGATCATCCGCGGCATGGTCGGCCGCGACCTGGAGCACCGCTACCCCGAGCGGACCCCGGAGATCGGCGACATCGCGCTCGCCGTCGAGGACTGGACGGTCCAGCACCCGATCGACCACCAGCGCAACGTCGTCGAGGGCGCCTCGCTCAACGTCCGGCGCGGCGAGATCGTCGGCGTCGCCGGGCTGATGGGCGCCGGCCGCACCGAGCTCGCGATGAGCGTCTTCGGCCGCTCCTACGGCCGGTACACCGGCGGCCGGGTCCTGGTGAACGGCACCGAGGTGCGCACCCGGACGGTGCCCGAGGCGATCGGCCACGGCATCGCCTACGTCACCGAGGACCGCAAGCACCTCGGGCTCAACCTGATCGACGACATCAGCCGGAACATCTCGCTGAGCGCGCTCGGCAAGGTCGCCCGGCGCGGCATCGTCAACCGGCACGAGGAGGCGAAGGTCGCCGAGTCGTACCGCCGGACGATGAACATCAAGGCGCCGTCGGTGTTCGCGCAGACCGGCAAGCTCTCCGGCGGCAACCAGCAGAAGGTCGTCCTCAGCAAGTGGATCTTCGCCGGCCCGCAGGTGCTGATCCTCGACGAGCCGACCCGCGGCATCGACATCGGCGCCAAGGCGGAGATCTACCAGGTGATCGCCGACCTGGCCGCCGAGGGCCGGGCGGTGCTCGTCATCTCCTCCGAACTCCCCGAACTCCTCGGCCTGTGCGACCGCATCTACACGATGGCCGAGGGACGGGTCACCGGTGAGGTGGCCCGCGCCGAGGCGACCCAGGAGTCCCTCATGCGCCTGATGACCGTGGGCGGCGCCCCGCAGATCCCCGCATCCCGAACCGAGCAGGTGTAAGGCATGGCCCAGACCGAGACCACCCCGAAGCCCCCGGCCGAGCCGGCCCGGCCCGCCCAGGGCCCGTCCGTCGGCACCCTGCTGGCCCGGGCCCTGCGCGGCAACGTCCGCCAGTACGGCATGCTGGTCGCGCTCGCGCTGATCGTCGTGCTGTTCCAGATCTGGACGGACGGCACGCTGCTCAAGCCGCTGAACATCACCAACCTGATCCAGCAGAACGGCTACATCCTCATCCTGGCGATCGGCATGATGATCGTCATCATCGCCGGGCACATCGACCTGTCGGTCGGCTCGCTGGCCGCGTTCGTCGGCGCCGCCGCCGCCGTGATGATGGTGAAGCACCAGGTGCCGTGGCCGCTGGCGGTCGCGGCCGCGCTGCTGATCGGGGCCGCGGCCGGCGCCTGGCAGGGCTTCTGGATCGCCTACATCGGCATCCCGTCGTTCATCGTCACCCTGGCCGGGATGCTGCTGTTCCGCGGCGGCACCCAGATCCTGCTGCAGGGCCAGTCGATCGCGCCGTTCCCCAAGGGCTTCCAGAAGATCAGCAGCGGCTTCCTGCCCGAGGTCGGACCGCACACCAACTACCACAACCTGACCCTGCTGCTGGGCCTGGGCGTGCTGGCGATCGCCGTGCTCCAGGAGATCCGCGGCCGCCGCCAGTCCGCCTCGTACGGGCTGGAACTGCTGCCGCTCGGCTTCTTCCTGGCCAAGCTCGCCGCGATCACCGCCGCCGTGCTGGTCTTCACGATGCTGCTCGCCAGCTACCACGGCGCGCCGATCGTGCTGCTGATCCTCGGCGTGCTGCTGGTCGGCTTCGGCTACCTGATGCGCAACTCGATCATCGGCCGGCACACCTACGCGATCGGCGGCAACGAGCCGGCCGCGAAGCTGTCCGGTGTGAAGAGCAAGCGGGTGGTGTTCCTCGCCTTCGTCAACATGGGCGTGCTGGCCGCACTCGCCGGCCTGGTCTTCGCGGCCCGGCTCAACGCCGGTACCCCGCAGGCCG
The Kitasatospora paranensis genome window above contains:
- the mmsA gene encoding multiple monosaccharide ABC transporter ATP-binding protein, giving the protein MAGPVLEMRSISKSFPGVKALSDVNLSVAAGEVHAICGENGAGKSTLMKVLSGVHPDGSYEGEILFEGEPCRFKDIRASEQRGIVIIHQELALVPYLSIAENIFLGNEHASRGIISWNRTLTHARTLLARVGLHEHPQTRVADIGVGKQQLVEIAKALAKEVKLLILDEPTAALNDEDSRKLLDLILELKAQGISCIVISHKLNEIAQVADSVTILRDGRTIETIPVGADGIAEDRIIRGMVGRDLEHRYPERTPEIGDIALAVEDWTVQHPIDHQRNVVEGASLNVRRGEIVGVAGLMGAGRTELAMSVFGRSYGRYTGGRVLVNGTEVRTRTVPEAIGHGIAYVTEDRKHLGLNLIDDISRNISLSALGKVARRGIVNRHEEAKVAESYRRTMNIKAPSVFAQTGKLSGGNQQKVVLSKWIFAGPQVLILDEPTRGIDIGAKAEIYQVIADLAAEGRAVLVISSELPELLGLCDRIYTMAEGRVTGEVARAEATQESLMRLMTVGGAPQIPASRTEQV
- the mmsB gene encoding multiple monosaccharide ABC transporter permease; amino-acid sequence: MAQTETTPKPPAEPARPAQGPSVGTLLARALRGNVRQYGMLVALALIVVLFQIWTDGTLLKPLNITNLIQQNGYILILAIGMMIVIIAGHIDLSVGSLAAFVGAAAAVMMVKHQVPWPLAVAAALLIGAAAGAWQGFWIAYIGIPSFIVTLAGMLLFRGGTQILLQGQSIAPFPKGFQKISSGFLPEVGPHTNYHNLTLLLGLGVLAIAVLQEIRGRRQSASYGLELLPLGFFLAKLAAITAAVLVFTMLLASYHGAPIVLLILGVLLVGFGYLMRNSIIGRHTYAIGGNEPAAKLSGVKSKRVVFLAFVNMGVLAALAGLVFAARLNAGTPQAGINFELEAIAAAFIGGASASGGVGTVLGAIIGGLVLGVLNNGMSLVGVGTDYQQVIKGLVLLAAVGFDVWNKRKVGS
- the chvE gene encoding multiple monosaccharide ABC transporter substrate-binding protein — its product is MSLAACGQSANGVGDGAASAGTGAKGGLVGIAMPTKSSERWINDGDNMVKQFQAKGYKTDLQYGDNVVENQVSQLENMITKGAKLLVVAAIDGSSLTDVLQKAADAHIPVISYDRLIRGTANVDYYATFDNFKVGVLQGTYIADKLGLKDGKGPFNVELFAGSPDDNNAQFFFNGAMSVLKPYIDSKKLSVQSGQTAFNQVATLRWDGGLAQSRMDNLLSKSYTSARVDAVLSPYDGISIGILSSLKGVGYGTAGKALPIVTGQDAELASVKSIIAGEQTQTVYKDTRELAKVAVQMGDALLTGGKPETNDTTQYNNGVKVVPAYLLQPVSVDKDNYAKVLVEGGQYTADQLK